GCCAACGAACTTGTCAATTCCAAGGACACTAAATTCCCAATAGAATATACAGCTGAATATTTGGATCAACATCAGCAGGAATTGAGTGATTACCAATTGGAAACCGTGTCCAGTCCATTTTCAGCAACTGGAGGTTGGATCCCGCAAGATATGTTTGACACTTTAAAAGCACAGGGTATTCTTGTTGAGACCAAGGATGGTAATTATAAAGTTGAAACCGAAAAGGTGTTAGAAAACCCACCTGCCCAACctgaagaaaaataaacacCCAGTATAATAGCTTGTatatattgttatttttttctcttgACATTCCgtttatttataaatactTTCTAGCCAACtgtttgattttcaaatcgAAATCTGGTGATACAATCGCATCATCGACATTGTAGAAAGGGTTCATTAAACACTTTGTATATAACTCATTAACTTCTTGGAAAAACTGTTTGATTGTGCTTTCCTCCTTTGAGTTGTAACaaagaataaatttaaCTTGACTTTGTAGAACATATGCATTTATAGATAAGCCATAGAATTGATCTATTTTGCCCAAGTTCAATACATTAGTGGTGAATGCTTGGTCATCAATAA
This genomic stretch from Candida albicans SC5314 chromosome 1, complete sequence harbors:
- the TRS20 gene encoding TRAPP subunit (Ortholog(s) have role in ER to Golgi vesicle-mediated transport, protein complex assembly and TRAPPI protein complex, TRAPPII protein complex, TRAPPIII protein complex, cytosol, nucleus localization), whose product is MSSSYYFSIIGTKDNPLYELEFSSFKSANISTTDNVPGKSQFPQSTKELLPFIANSSLDLIDDQAFTTNVLNLGKIDQFYGLSINAYVLQSQVKFILCYNSKEESTIKQFFQEVNELYTKCLMNPFYNVDDAIVSPDFDLKIKQLARKYL